The Aequorivita sublithincola DSM 14238 genome window below encodes:
- a CDS encoding NAD(P)H-dependent glycerol-3-phosphate dehydrogenase: protein MSEKPKFAVIGGGSWATAIVKMLCENLDEVGWYMRSATAIDFIKKNKHNPNYLSSVEFNLKQLKLSNDINETIANADCLIFVIPSAFLHKELEKLTVSLENKIVFSAIKGIVPETSLIVGDHFNTHYKVPFNNIGVISGPCHAEEVALERLSYLTIASADDEKAKLIADVLSSDYIKCTTSDDVLGTEYAAMLKNIYAVAAGIAHGLGYGDNFQSVLMSNAIREMKKYVKKVHKMKRDINDSAYLGDLLVTGYSVFSRNRLFGTMIGKGYTVKSAQLEMSMIAEGYYATKSAYFLNQQKGKKKAKTPIIDAVYEILYENKDPRKTFKKLTEKLD from the coding sequence ATGTCAGAAAAACCAAAATTTGCAGTCATTGGCGGCGGAAGCTGGGCTACAGCAATTGTGAAAATGCTTTGTGAAAACTTAGATGAAGTTGGCTGGTATATGCGGAGTGCGACGGCAATCGATTTTATTAAGAAAAATAAGCACAATCCCAATTATTTAAGTTCTGTGGAATTTAACTTAAAACAGTTAAAACTTAGCAACGATATTAATGAAACCATAGCTAATGCGGATTGTTTAATCTTTGTAATTCCTTCGGCGTTTCTTCATAAAGAGCTTGAGAAATTGACAGTTTCTTTAGAAAATAAAATAGTTTTTTCAGCTATTAAAGGGATTGTTCCCGAAACAAGTTTGATTGTTGGGGACCATTTCAACACCCATTATAAAGTTCCATTCAATAATATTGGGGTTATTTCTGGGCCTTGTCACGCTGAAGAAGTTGCCCTAGAAAGACTTTCATACCTAACAATTGCCAGTGCGGACGACGAAAAAGCAAAACTAATTGCTGACGTTTTAAGTAGTGATTACATAAAATGCACAACCAGCGACGATGTTCTTGGAACCGAATATGCTGCGATGCTTAAAAACATTTACGCGGTCGCCGCAGGAATTGCCCACGGACTTGGCTATGGAGATAATTTCCAGAGCGTATTGATGAGCAACGCCATTCGTGAGATGAAAAAGTACGTGAAAAAAGTTCACAAAATGAAACGCGATATTAATGATTCCGCTTATTTGGGAGATCTTTTAGTTACGGGCTATTCCGTTTTTAGTAGAAATAGATTATTCGGAACGATGATTGGGAAAGGCTATACCGTAAAAAGTGCCCAACTGGAAATGAGTATGATTGCTGAAGGCTATTATGCTACTAAAAGCGCCTATTTCCTTAACCAACAAAAAGGAAAGAAAAAGGCCAAAACACCAATTATTGATGCAGTTTACGAGATTCTATATGAAAATAAAGATCCCCGAAAAACGTTTAAGAAACTAACTGAGAAATTAGATTAA
- a CDS encoding DoxX family membrane protein: MKSTFTTILRIVLGLGLLFFGLSKLIHFNFMPTHIYTGDAANFIDSLSNTGYILKVVGCFEIFIGLLLLLNKWVAFALLLLAPITLNILMFHLFMDTPGLILAVIVLVLNAVLIYKHWKVYRPLFH, from the coding sequence ATGAAATCTACTTTTACTACTATCCTAAGAATTGTTTTAGGCTTAGGATTACTCTTTTTTGGACTGAGCAAACTGATTCACTTCAATTTTATGCCCACGCATATTTATACGGGTGATGCGGCTAACTTTATTGACTCGCTTAGCAACACAGGTTACATTCTGAAAGTTGTTGGTTGTTTTGAAATTTTTATCGGATTGCTTCTGCTGCTTAACAAATGGGTTGCATTTGCATTACTTTTATTGGCTCCCATAACGTTAAATATTTTAATGTTCCATTTGTTTATGGATACTCCAGGCCTCATTCTGGCTGTAATAGTTTTGGTTTTAAACGCTGTATTAATCTACAAACATTGGAAAGTTTACAGACCGCTATTTCATTGA
- a CDS encoding DUF7619 domain-containing protein — protein sequence MKDTLTRTAPIFYDVMGNKVDFRPEMPPLNQIAGAPKAFYTYHWEFGDGNFSTQEKPKHKYKNNGEYTARLWSTNNYDNGKPPTSRPEKVKITSVGIDGSSASIDTSEENNPSLFIENEHLIIRTNRDPLPDEEMVLITSYKNTKDYVTSGSLYLFYNDKKFKDNNFILEDTRLHNGETIAPADPMFATEFEPDHSNSFVAGTQTNPLLNKKISQDSTKRLVLPVTLEESKGMYRNHQLIEFENMQPGEERHIFRTLKTTPEMLKDTSALVTLRTIYVPDKNYGNHTVKDTELEIVTSHDPNKMSSNGTILNYRLVRFKKVKFKVKFQNNGEGPANTIRLEVDTPEMFDKSTLEVMEMYPECPICPKEREVNYSCLDTIIKKDKIIFTFKKIYLPGTAQKNVIERDSTKGFVKYAMKFGDDFHKKNTRSRTAIYFDKNEPIITNYSTTRFMTGISIGAKAGYIYTPSKDKSREVFAGITVSPFKTYRGYFQTEFYVSAASFEELKKFETSDLNDVGIENIQRLSEKNKENNITAYLVPISYRYNLNNFLAIGAGVQLKLDFQSKIATETEGEAYLNIPGEGVIRDESNDTFQTTECTDNFANFNSGVFIGVNVGAVRIGPSVGVRYVFNFNEPTSQLQAYAIWKF from the coding sequence ATGAAAGATACACTTACGCGAACGGCACCAATTTTTTATGACGTTATGGGGAACAAGGTGGATTTTAGACCAGAAATGCCGCCCTTAAACCAAATAGCGGGTGCGCCAAAAGCATTTTATACCTATCATTGGGAATTTGGAGATGGAAATTTCAGCACCCAAGAAAAACCAAAACATAAGTATAAAAATAATGGAGAATATACCGCCAGGCTCTGGAGCACCAATAATTACGACAATGGAAAACCACCTACAAGTAGACCCGAAAAAGTTAAAATAACTTCCGTTGGGATCGATGGTTCCAGTGCTTCCATTGATACTTCAGAAGAAAACAATCCCTCGCTTTTTATTGAAAACGAACATTTAATAATAAGAACAAACCGAGATCCGCTTCCAGATGAAGAAATGGTGCTGATAACCAGCTATAAAAACACCAAAGATTACGTTACAAGCGGAAGTTTATACCTTTTTTACAACGATAAAAAGTTTAAAGACAACAATTTTATACTTGAAGATACGCGGCTTCACAATGGCGAAACCATTGCTCCAGCTGATCCAATGTTCGCGACAGAATTTGAACCGGACCATTCCAATTCTTTCGTTGCTGGAACACAAACCAATCCTTTATTGAATAAAAAAATTAGCCAAGACTCTACAAAACGCTTAGTCCTTCCTGTTACCCTAGAAGAATCTAAAGGAATGTATAGAAATCATCAACTTATAGAATTTGAAAATATGCAGCCAGGCGAGGAACGTCATATTTTCAGAACCTTAAAAACCACTCCCGAAATGTTGAAGGACACCAGCGCTTTGGTAACTTTAAGAACCATTTATGTACCAGATAAAAACTACGGAAACCACACAGTAAAGGACACCGAGCTTGAAATTGTAACCTCTCACGACCCCAATAAAATGTCGTCCAACGGAACTATTTTAAACTACCGTTTGGTTCGCTTCAAAAAGGTGAAATTTAAAGTGAAATTTCAAAACAATGGTGAAGGACCGGCAAACACAATACGCTTAGAGGTTGACACGCCAGAAATGTTTGACAAAAGCACTTTAGAAGTGATGGAAATGTATCCCGAATGTCCTATCTGCCCGAAGGAGCGAGAGGTAAACTATTCTTGTTTAGATACCATTATTAAAAAAGACAAAATCATTTTCACTTTCAAGAAAATATATTTGCCCGGAACCGCACAAAAAAATGTAATAGAACGTGATTCTACCAAAGGTTTTGTAAAATATGCTATGAAATTTGGCGATGATTTTCACAAAAAGAATACGCGAAGTAGAACCGCAATTTATTTTGATAAAAATGAACCAATTATTACGAATTATAGCACCACTCGCTTTATGACTGGGATTTCAATAGGCGCAAAAGCTGGCTATATTTACACACCTTCAAAAGATAAAAGTCGAGAGGTTTTTGCTGGAATTACCGTTTCACCTTTCAAAACGTATCGCGGCTATTTTCAGACTGAATTCTACGTTTCTGCTGCTTCTTTTGAAGAATTGAAAAAGTTTGAAACAAGTGATTTAAATGACGTTGGAATTGAAAACATACAGCGCTTGTCAGAAAAAAATAAAGAAAATAATATCACTGCTTATCTGGTGCCTATTTCCTATCGCTACAACTTGAATAATTTTTTAGCCATTGGCGCGGGAGTTCAGTTGAAGCTAGATTTTCAAAGTAAAATTGCGACAGAAACTGAAGGGGAAGCGTATTTAAATATTCCTGGTGAGGGCGTAATTAGGGATGAGAGCAATGATACATTCCAAACAACTGAATGTACAGATAATTTTGCAAATTTTAATAGTGGTGTCTTTATAGGTGTAAATGTAGGTGCCGTGCGTATTGGCCCTAGTGTGGGCGTTCGTTATGTGTTCAACTTTAATGAACCCACTTCACAACTTCAAGCCTATGCAATTTGGAAGTTCTAA
- a CDS encoding tetratricopeptide repeat protein, with protein sequence MESEANELFISYLDNDLSTAERELFEKRLSEDSVFSEEFYEFKSIYAVLENRLSYQRASVLETINQADTNYKSESATTIPKKKVIEFRPWKYGIAATILLAVGLFLFNNFQKPSYSDYATHENISLTMRGNTDEIAKNAEIAFNAKNYEEALKYFNQLLSVSSENIQYQYYRSVALIEMNKYEDAETLLKDISKGNSVYASKATWLLALSSLKQKNYIELKEILNTIPSDAPEYKNAQRLLTEL encoded by the coding sequence ATGGAAAGTGAAGCCAATGAACTATTTATAAGCTACCTTGATAATGATTTATCAACTGCTGAACGTGAATTATTTGAAAAGAGATTGAGTGAAGATTCAGTATTTTCTGAAGAATTTTACGAATTTAAAAGCATTTATGCCGTTTTGGAAAATAGGCTTTCATACCAACGTGCTTCAGTTTTAGAAACTATAAATCAAGCAGATACTAATTATAAGTCTGAATCTGCAACAACTATTCCCAAGAAAAAAGTGATTGAGTTTAGGCCTTGGAAATATGGTATTGCCGCAACAATTCTATTGGCTGTAGGATTGTTTCTGTTTAATAATTTCCAAAAACCATCCTATTCAGATTATGCCACTCATGAAAATATTTCGTTGACTATGAGAGGGAATACAGATGAAATTGCTAAAAATGCAGAAATCGCTTTCAATGCGAAAAATTATGAAGAAGCATTAAAATATTTCAATCAACTTTTAAGTGTGTCATCAGAAAATATTCAATATCAATATTATAGATCTGTAGCTTTAATAGAAATGAATAAGTATGAAGACGCTGAAACTTTACTAAAAGATATTTCAAAAGGCAATTCGGTCTATGCGTCCAAAGCAACATGGTTATTGGCGTTGAGCTCGTTAAAACAAAAAAATTATATTGAATTAAAGGAAATTTTAAATACAATTCCTTCAGACGCTCCTGAATATAAAAATGCACAAAGACTATTAACTGAGTTATGA
- a CDS encoding prolyl oligopeptidase family serine peptidase, with product MKLSIFPIILILALVGCKEEPKKEVISVTYPQTKTVDTVDTYFGVEVKDPYRWLEDDRSEETAEWVKEENKVTFDYLNKIPFREELKNRLSDLWNYEKVGAPFKEGDFTYFYKNDGLQNQYVIYRYKTGEDPNKAEVFLDPNTFKEDGTISLGETSFSKDGSQLAYSISEGGSDWRKVIVMNTETKELVGDTLKDIKFSGLSWKAEDGFYYSSYDKPKGSELSAKTDQHKVYYHKMGTPQSEDKVIFGATSKEKHRYIGASVTEDNNYLTISASTSTSGNKLFIKDLTKPNGPFVTILDNTDSDSYILENVGSKLYIITNMNAPNKKIVTVDASNPTPENWKDFIPETENVLSPSTGGGSIFANYMVDAVSKVVQYDYDGKLIREIKLPGVGSAGGFGTKKEEKELYYSFTNYVTPGSIYKYDIASGDSELFIKSEIDFNPENFESSQVFYTSKDGTKIPMIITHRKGLKLDGKNPTILYGYGGFNISLTPSFSIANAVWMEQGGIYAVPNLRGGGEYGKKWHDAGTQMKKQNVFDDFIAAAEYLIKENYTSSDYLAIRGGSNGGLLVGATMTQRPDLMKVALPAVGVLDMLRYHTFTAGAGWAYDYGTSEDNKEMFEYLKGYSPLHNVKEGVAYPATLITTGDHDDRVVPAHSFKFAAELQSKQTGTNPILIRIETDAGHGAGTPVSKTIEQYADIFGFTLFNMGYEKLPESVTKDTKK from the coding sequence ATGAAGCTTTCAATCTTTCCTATAATTTTAATCTTGGCACTTGTTGGCTGCAAAGAAGAACCTAAAAAAGAAGTAATTTCCGTGACCTATCCGCAGACAAAAACAGTAGATACCGTGGACACCTATTTTGGTGTTGAAGTGAAAGATCCATATCGATGGTTGGAAGATGATCGAAGCGAAGAAACCGCGGAATGGGTAAAAGAAGAAAACAAAGTAACCTTTGATTATTTAAACAAAATACCTTTTCGCGAAGAACTGAAGAATCGTTTGTCTGATCTTTGGAACTACGAAAAAGTAGGGGCTCCTTTTAAAGAAGGAGATTTCACCTATTTCTATAAAAACGACGGCTTACAGAACCAATATGTAATATATCGTTACAAAACGGGAGAAGACCCAAACAAAGCCGAAGTATTTTTAGATCCGAATACCTTTAAAGAAGACGGAACAATTTCTTTAGGTGAAACCAGCTTTTCCAAAGATGGTAGTCAACTTGCTTACAGTATTTCTGAAGGAGGAAGCGACTGGCGAAAAGTAATCGTAATGAATACTGAAACCAAGGAATTGGTTGGCGATACGTTGAAGGACATTAAATTTAGTGGTCTTTCGTGGAAAGCTGAAGATGGATTCTATTACTCCAGTTACGATAAACCAAAAGGGAGCGAACTGTCTGCAAAAACAGATCAGCACAAAGTGTACTACCACAAAATGGGAACTCCACAAAGTGAGGACAAAGTGATTTTTGGAGCGACATCAAAGGAAAAACATCGCTACATTGGCGCTTCAGTTACAGAAGACAACAACTACTTAACGATAAGCGCTAGCACTTCTACATCTGGTAATAAGCTTTTCATTAAAGATCTTACAAAGCCAAATGGGCCATTCGTTACCATTTTGGATAATACCGATTCAGATTCCTATATCTTGGAAAACGTTGGTTCTAAGCTTTATATTATCACAAATATGAACGCACCAAACAAAAAAATTGTTACTGTAGATGCCTCAAATCCAACTCCAGAAAACTGGAAGGATTTTATTCCTGAAACTGAAAATGTGCTTTCCCCAAGTACAGGAGGCGGAAGCATTTTCGCCAATTATATGGTTGATGCAGTTTCAAAAGTAGTGCAATATGATTATGACGGTAAACTAATTCGTGAAATAAAACTTCCAGGAGTAGGTTCTGCAGGTGGTTTTGGAACAAAAAAGGAAGAAAAAGAACTTTATTATTCTTTTACAAATTATGTAACTCCGGGCAGCATTTATAAATATGACATTGCGAGTGGTGATTCTGAATTATTCATAAAATCTGAAATTGACTTCAACCCTGAAAATTTTGAAAGCAGCCAAGTTTTCTATACTTCTAAAGACGGAACGAAAATTCCAATGATAATCACACACAGAAAAGGATTGAAGTTGGACGGTAAAAACCCTACTATTCTTTATGGTTATGGTGGATTTAACATTAGCCTTACTCCAAGTTTTAGCATTGCAAATGCTGTTTGGATGGAACAAGGCGGTATTTATGCAGTACCAAACTTACGTGGCGGTGGCGAATATGGAAAAAAATGGCACGATGCAGGAACACAAATGAAGAAGCAAAACGTTTTTGACGATTTTATTGCTGCAGCCGAATACTTAATTAAAGAAAACTATACATCCAGCGACTATCTCGCCATTCGCGGTGGTTCTAATGGAGGCTTACTAGTTGGTGCAACAATGACTCAAAGACCAGATTTGATGAAAGTAGCACTTCCAGCAGTTGGTGTTTTGGATATGCTTCGTTATCATACTTTCACAGCTGGTGCTGGTTGGGCTTATGATTATGGAACTTCAGAAGACAATAAAGAAATGTTTGAATACCTAAAAGGATATTCGCCATTACACAATGTGAAAGAAGGAGTTGCATATCCTGCAACCTTGATTACCACAGGCGATCACGACGATAGAGTAGTGCCAGCACACAGTTTTAAATTTGCTGCCGAACTTCAATCAAAACAAACAGGAACCAACCCAATTTTAATAAGAATTGAAACCGATGCCGGTCACGGAGCAGGAACGCCTGTGAGTAAAACTATTGAGCAATATGCTGATATTTTTGGGTTTACACTTTTTAATATGGGTTATGAAAAATTGCCAGAAAGTGTGACTAAAGACACTAAAAAATAA
- a CDS encoding RNA polymerase sigma factor, translating to MKSKKVHSDQQYVAALVANDSIIINEIYTKFAPKVIGYVCKNSGDEAAARDIIQETLITIYDQAKTNGLQLTCPFDAYFFLICKRKWLNSIKKSGNKEVTIEEERLYISDDADEQAAKTQQFEEQQNLYLAVLSTMGETCKKIITLGFSAMSMQEVADQMDVTYAYARKKKSLCISKLTQLIKESALYRKLKKDYY from the coding sequence TTGAAATCTAAAAAAGTACATTCAGACCAGCAATATGTTGCAGCACTCGTGGCCAACGATAGTATTATTATTAATGAGATATATACCAAGTTTGCACCTAAAGTGATTGGGTATGTTTGTAAAAACAGTGGTGATGAAGCTGCGGCACGCGATATTATTCAGGAAACGCTCATTACAATTTACGATCAAGCAAAAACGAACGGATTGCAGCTTACTTGCCCCTTTGACGCCTATTTTTTCTTAATCTGTAAACGTAAATGGCTCAATTCAATCAAAAAAAGTGGCAATAAAGAGGTAACAATTGAAGAGGAACGTTTATATATAAGTGACGATGCTGATGAACAAGCAGCAAAAACTCAACAATTTGAAGAGCAACAGAACCTTTACTTGGCTGTACTCTCAACAATGGGTGAAACCTGTAAAAAGATAATCACTCTGGGTTTTTCGGCAATGTCTATGCAAGAAGTGGCAGATCAAATGGACGTAACGTATGCGTACGCCCGCAAAAAAAAGTCGCTTTGTATAAGTAAACTCACCCAATTAATTAAAGAAAGCGCTCTGTATAGAAAGCTTAAAAAAGATTACTATTGA
- a CDS encoding 1-deoxy-D-xylulose-5-phosphate synthase — translation MSENILNTIQSPKDLRKIPKETLPQVANELRDFIINIVATKEGHLGASLGVIELTIALHYVFNTPKDILVWDVGHQAYGHKILTGRKEIFHTNRQLGGISGFPKRAESEYDTFGVGHSSTAISAALGMAIASKLKGETNIQHIAVVGDASIASGMAFEALNHAGISDTNILVILNDNAIGIDPSVGALKNYFTKVKLNGAKDADNIFEALNFDYSGPIDGHDLELVISELERLKNVQGPKLLHLITKKGKGLRQAEENQVVYHAPGKFDALTGDLAPKSNERQPPKFQDVFGKTLVELAITNDRIIGITPAMPTGSSLKFMMDVFPERAFDVGIAEQHAVTFAAGIATQGFTVFCNIYSTFLQRAYDQLIHDVCLQKIPVIFCLDRAGIVGEDGPTHHGIFDLAYLNCIPNLIIFAPRNEIELRNIMFTAQQGLDLPIFIRYPRGRGNILDWQKPFSKIEIGKSEVLKEGIDIVILTLGTIANNAKEAIETLSSEQQEKIGLVDIRFLKPLDETLLHKILKKYDKVITVEDGTIIGGLGTSIAAFAVSNGYKNKIEIIGIPDVFPEHGTVSELQEIVGLSPKRILQVIQNYL, via the coding sequence GTGTCAGAAAATATTCTAAATACAATCCAGTCTCCCAAAGATCTTAGGAAGATTCCAAAGGAAACTTTGCCTCAAGTAGCGAACGAGCTTCGTGATTTCATAATAAATATTGTGGCAACCAAAGAAGGCCATCTAGGTGCTAGTCTAGGAGTTATAGAGCTCACTATTGCCTTGCATTATGTGTTCAACACTCCAAAAGATATTTTAGTTTGGGATGTGGGACACCAAGCCTACGGTCATAAAATTTTAACAGGTCGAAAGGAAATTTTTCACACAAACAGACAGTTGGGCGGAATTAGCGGTTTTCCTAAAAGAGCAGAAAGCGAATACGACACCTTTGGAGTTGGCCACAGCAGTACCGCAATTTCGGCAGCTTTGGGAATGGCAATCGCTTCAAAATTGAAAGGTGAAACGAATATACAGCACATCGCAGTGGTTGGTGACGCTTCTATTGCCAGCGGAATGGCTTTCGAAGCTTTGAATCATGCAGGAATTTCAGATACAAATATTTTGGTAATTCTGAATGACAATGCTATAGGAATAGATCCGAGCGTGGGCGCACTAAAAAATTATTTCACTAAAGTTAAATTGAACGGTGCTAAGGATGCCGACAACATATTTGAAGCACTAAATTTTGATTACTCCGGCCCAATTGACGGCCACGATTTAGAACTTGTAATTTCTGAATTGGAGCGATTAAAAAATGTTCAAGGACCAAAATTGCTCCATCTTATTACAAAGAAAGGCAAAGGATTACGCCAAGCCGAAGAAAACCAAGTAGTTTATCACGCCCCAGGAAAATTTGACGCGCTTACCGGAGATCTTGCTCCAAAAAGCAATGAACGACAACCTCCTAAATTTCAGGATGTATTTGGAAAAACGTTAGTTGAACTCGCTATAACAAACGACAGAATTATAGGTATAACGCCAGCAATGCCAACAGGAAGCTCCTTAAAATTTATGATGGATGTCTTCCCCGAGAGAGCTTTTGATGTGGGAATCGCAGAACAACATGCGGTCACTTTTGCCGCAGGAATTGCAACTCAAGGTTTTACTGTTTTCTGCAATATATATTCAACATTTCTGCAACGTGCTTATGACCAACTGATTCACGATGTATGTCTTCAAAAAATTCCAGTTATTTTCTGTTTAGACCGCGCTGGTATTGTAGGTGAAGATGGCCCAACGCATCACGGCATTTTTGATTTGGCATATTTAAACTGTATTCCAAACCTCATCATTTTTGCACCTCGCAATGAAATTGAACTACGAAATATAATGTTCACGGCACAGCAAGGTCTGGACCTACCTATATTTATCCGCTATCCGCGAGGAAGAGGAAATATCTTGGATTGGCAAAAACCTTTCAGCAAAATTGAGATCGGAAAATCTGAAGTATTAAAAGAAGGAATTGACATCGTTATTTTAACCCTTGGAACAATTGCAAATAATGCCAAAGAAGCAATTGAAACACTTTCTTCTGAACAACAAGAAAAAATTGGTTTGGTAGACATTCGATTCTTAAAACCTTTAGACGAAACACTTCTCCATAAAATTTTAAAGAAATACGACAAGGTTATAACAGTTGAAGACGGTACAATTATCGGCGGTTTAGGAACTTCTATTGCTGCTTTCGCTGTTTCAAACGGTTATAAAAATAAAATTGAAATCATTGGAATTCCAGACGTTTTTCCGGAACACGGAACAGTTTCTGAATTGCAGGAAATTGTGGGCTTATCTCCAAAAAGAATACTTCAAGTCATTCAAAATTATCTCTAA